The following nucleotide sequence is from bacterium.
GAAAAAGAAGAGGCTCCTTGAGGAGATAGATTCTCTCGTAGTCGAAGAGATGACCCCGATGGAGGCGCTTTTGCGCCTCGACGAATTTCAAAAAAAAGCCCGCGATATTCTTCGCGGAAAGAAAGGATAGCGGATGATGCACCGCCAAAAGCGGTTTGGAGCGGTTCTTTTACTTGGAGCCCTCTTCTTTGCGGCAGCCTGCTCTTCGCAGAAGGGCGAACTGAGGACCGGCGCGGTTCCGGGCCCCGCCGGGGAGGTGGCGCAAAAAGCGGCCCCCCTGCTGGACGTTCTCGGAAAGAATCCCGCCGACGTAAAGACCCGTCTTGAACTGGTAAAACTTCTCGATGAGAGCGGCGACCCGGACGGCTCGCTTCGGGAAGCGAACAAGGGGCTCCAGTACGCTCCGGCGGACCCGAATCTGCTCCTCTACAAGGCCAAGGCGCTTCTGTCGCTCGGCTGGTTCGACCAGGCGGGGGAAAACGCCGCGCTCTCCGCCAAAAACGGCGGCGGCGGCGAGGCGAGCATGCTGGCGATCCAGGTATTCCACAAGATCGAAAGAGTCGGCGACGCGCTCGTCGTCGCGAAGGAATGGGCGGCCGCCGAGCCCCAGAGCGCCGACGCCCACTACTGGTATGCCAGGATTCTCGCAGAAGAGGGCATGGAGGAGGAGGGGCTGGCGGAGTACAAGAGGACCCTGGAGCTCAATCCCAACCACAATCAGGCCCTCTCGGTTCTCTCGCTCTACTATGAGGGCAAAGGCGAGACCGGCCTGGCCCTTGAACTCCTCACCAGACTGATAAAGCAAAATCCCCACGCCGAGATGCAGCGCATCGCCCTTATCGAGCTTCTGGCCCGGCAGGAAAAGTATCAGGAAGCCCATGACTATCTTCAAAAAGGCCTCGACTTTACGGAGAAGCCGGAGACCCTCTCGCGTTTCGCGATGATGGCGGCGGAACTCGGCAATATCCCTCTCGCGGTAAAGTACGCGGAAAAACTTGTCGCCAAAGAGCAGGGCGACGGCAACTGGTTCTTGCTCGGGAACCTTCGCGCCAGAGGCGGCGACAGCGAAGGGGCGGCGGAGGCCTTCACAAAGGTGTCCGGCGGCGAGATGAAGATGCTCTCCGACGTGCTTTTGGCCAAGATATATAAAAAGACGGGCAAGGAGGAGAAGGCCGAGGAGATTATCTCCGGTTACATCGAGAAGTGCCCGAAGGACGAGGACGGCGCGGTGGAGCTTGTCGATTATCTGAAGGGCTCGGGCCGCGCCAGCGAGGGAGTCGAGTATTTCAAGAAATATCTCCGGCTTCACGGCGACCCCGACAACGAGAAATTCCATTTTTCATGGGGAGTGCTCCTCGATTCCCTCGGCAGGTGGGAGGAATCGGTCGAGAGGATGAACCGGGTTCTCGCTATCAACCCCGAAGAACCTTACGCCCTCAACTACATCGCCTATACCTGGTCTTTAAACGGCGTAAAGCTCGAAGAGGCCGAGGCGATGGTTAAAAAGGCGCTGGCCCGCCTGCCGGACAGCGGCCCCTTCCTCGATACCCTCGGGTGGATATATTACAGAATGGGGAAGTACGCCGAGGCGCTGGAGCAGCTCGAACTCGCCGCTGTAAAAATCGATAACGA
It contains:
- a CDS encoding tetratricopeptide repeat protein is translated as MMHRQKRFGAVLLLGALFFAAACSSQKGELRTGAVPGPAGEVAQKAAPLLDVLGKNPADVKTRLELVKLLDESGDPDGSLREANKGLQYAPADPNLLLYKAKALLSLGWFDQAGENAALSAKNGGGGEASMLAIQVFHKIERVGDALVVAKEWAAAEPQSADAHYWYARILAEEGMEEEGLAEYKRTLELNPNHNQALSVLSLYYEGKGETGLALELLTRLIKQNPHAEMQRIALIELLARQEKYQEAHDYLQKGLDFTEKPETLSRFAMMAAELGNIPLAVKYAEKLVAKEQGDGNWFLLGNLRARGGDSEGAAEAFTKVSGGEMKMLSDVLLAKIYKKTGKEEKAEEIISGYIEKCPKDEDGAVELVDYLKGSGRASEGVEYFKKYLRLHGDPDNEKFHFSWGVLLDSLGRWEESVERMNRVLAINPEEPYALNYIAYTWSLNGVKLEEAEAMVKKALARLPDSGPFLDTLGWIYYRMGKYAEALEQLELAAVKIDNDAIIWEHVGDAAVALGEVEKAKVAYEKALHNDPGNEDVKKKRAALK